The Stigmatopora argus isolate UIUO_Sarg chromosome 6, RoL_Sarg_1.0, whole genome shotgun sequence region CACGTCATTAGCTGGCTAGCTAGATGGGCTCCACGTAATTAGCCGGGTAAAGACCCAACTGGCCGCTCTCCAGACGACCCTTGCACCAGCCTTGTTCGTCTTCATCCTCCAGTTTTGTCAGTTCTTCTCCTAAAGacatttgagagaaaaaaacccaGCGTGAACAGCGCCTCCTTAAGCTCGAAAGGGGGATCGGTCGGATCGGCCACCGGGGTACCTGCTCGGAAGCTGAGCTCGTCCTGCTCCTGGCCTTCGTAGTCGTAGAGCGCCCGGACCCGCACGCCGTCGGCCGGGTCGTCGTCGTCGAAGGGGTTGTCggcgccgccgctgccgccgccggtGCCGCCGGTGCCGCCGCCGTTGGCGTCACTGGCCGAGTTGGGCGCCGTCTGGTCCTCGTCTGACCACTCGTTGGAGGCCCGGTGCGGCTGGCTCTTGTCGTAGCTGTTGACGCTGAGCAAAATGGCCAATGAACAACATCCAAATGAAATTCAGTCCAAAGAGCTGGGCTGTTTTGCTTCTAAAACAAGATGGCGATAAAAGCAAACAGACAAAAGGCCCCAGCAGCGGTCTTTCTCACCTGCCCTGATCTCCGGCTTGCGCCCGATCCACCGCCGTGGTGACGTTGGTCAGCATGATAGAATCGCTACCTTTCTTGGACTTTTCCCTCTTGGTGATGTTGTGGCTGAGGTCTGGGTTGTactcctgcaaaaaaacaaacaaaaaaaacaagccggTAAGGTTGCGGGTGCTGGTCAACGCGGGTAACCGATAGATCCGAAATACGATATCTTAGAGTCACCCGATAGGGGGCGTACCTCGAACTGTGGCCAGTTCATGTACATGCCGGGGCCGTGGTTGTTTTTGAACCACTGCAGGTCGTCTTGCGCGCTGGCCGACGTGATGCTTTGTTCCAGTTCTTGGTACACGGACGCGTAACTGCGTGGAGACGGACGGGCAAAGTTACATTTCATTGGGCTCAGTTTGGATATAAGctagaataaatgaataaataaaaatcggaCATTGAACACTTACTATAATGATAAGCATCGTCAAGATAAtagtaatacctcatttatgGTGGGTCATCAGGTCCAAGATTTGCCACAATAGGTGaataaaaggcatttttaatatgatttggacttttaaaatccTCTTTGTGCTATTACCCTGCATGTAAACACTGCCCCCTAGCGGTCAGTGCAATACTCCCCAATTGAGACTTGCTTTCCCCCCCGATTTcatgtttatattatttttcctcAACTTTTCCCTTGGACTGAGTCCGCAACCACACCCCCATCATAAGGCCCGCCCCTTCCAGGAATGGAATTTCTAGATAGCCCCGTTGCTAGCGGGGCCAGCCAGCGGTAGCCGGCTTGAAAGCGTCCCGCGATACCAACCTTTGGTTCTCTGTGAGGTTGAGGTGGCGTTTGACGTCCAGCAGGACCTCTCGGATGAAGCTCAGCCTTTTGTCCTCAAACTGCTGACTCTGGTCGAAGACCTGCTCCATGCTCTCCATGTACTGAGGCG contains the following coding sequences:
- the LOC144075700 gene encoding protein kinase C and casein kinase substrate in neurons protein 1-like isoform X2; protein product: MSGTFDESVSLEESTDSFWEVGNYKRTVKRIDDGHRLCNDLMNCIQERAKIEKAYSQQLTDWSKRWRLLVDKGPQYGTVERAWTSLMTEAEKVSDLHHEVKNNLMAEAFEKVKNWQKDSYHKQMMGGFKETKEADEGFKKAQKPWAKKLKELEGAKKVYHAACKEEKLASARESNGKSEASVTSDQLKKLHEKVDRCKVDSQKAKDRYEKSLDELNKCTPQYMESMEQVFDQSQQFEDKRLSFIREVLLDVKRHLNLTENQSYASVYQELEQSITSASAQDDLQWFKNNHGPGMYMNWPQFEEYNPDLSHNITKREKSKKGSDSIMLTNVTTAVDRAQAGDQGSVNSYDKSQPHRASNEWSDEDQTAPNSASDANGGGTGGTGGGSGGADNPFDDDDPADGVRVRALYDYEGQEQDELSFRAGEELTKLEDEDEQGWCKGRLESGQLGLYPANYVEPI
- the LOC144075700 gene encoding protein kinase C and casein kinase substrate in neurons protein 1-like isoform X1, with product MSGTFDESVSLEESTDSFWEIGLFCPVGKVGNYKRTVKRIDDGHRLCNDLMNCIQERAKIEKAYSQQLTDWSKRWRLLVDKGPQYGTVERAWTSLMTEAEKVSDLHHEVKNNLMAEAFEKVKNWQKDSYHKQMMGGFKETKEADEGFKKAQKPWAKKLKELEGAKKVYHAACKEEKLASARESNGKSEASVTSDQLKKLHEKVDRCKVDSQKAKDRYEKSLDELNKCTPQYMESMEQVFDQSQQFEDKRLSFIREVLLDVKRHLNLTENQSYASVYQELEQSITSASAQDDLQWFKNNHGPGMYMNWPQFEEYNPDLSHNITKREKSKKGSDSIMLTNVTTAVDRAQAGDQGSVNSYDKSQPHRASNEWSDEDQTAPNSASDANGGGTGGTGGGSGGADNPFDDDDPADGVRVRALYDYEGQEQDELSFRAGEELTKLEDEDEQGWCKGRLESGQLGLYPANYVEPI